AATATATTTACAAttgtaatcacattacaaTAAGAGAACATTCCTTTCTCTCACAGAGGGAAAGTGAGGGGGAAAGTATCTGTCCCTCTGCAAAAGGGAAGttacatattttttcttttccaaattaTCCATCTCACCCgatccttttcttcttcttactGGGAATCCCATGGTTTTTAAACCAAACTTTCTGGGTTTTAAAGGATTAATGATGAATAAAACAAAGCCAAACCAAAAGGCTCCAAGGCTCCAAGGAACACACAAAAGCACTAAACTTCAGCAGAAACTGAAAACAGTCAACAACAGAAAGGTCAAAGCTCACAACaccatgaaaaagaaagagcaagaacacaaaaaaaaaaaaaaaagcccaGAAAGTGAAGGGAAAACAGTACAGCCACAGAGAAGAAACAAGACATGCCATGTCCTGAACAAGAGAACAGTAATTGAGCTTTTGTTGAAGGGAAAAGGAAGCTAGGCAAGTTAATGACTCAATGAAAGGAGGaacaacagaaaaaaaaatgaaaagaactTACTTGTCGTTCAATCTGATGATGGGTGCaaggagaaaggagaaagaaaaaaaagaagaagaaaaatgaaagtgGAGTTctgtgtaaaaaaaaatttaactttatttgttgaataaaataaaaaaattattaaatgtataattgataatttatatataaatttttcaatatagagtatatgaattaattaaaaaggataaatgattatataaatgtgtgattaatatttattgattaattattttaaattaaaaaatttatttatttataaaataattaatattaattaatttaattctttttaaaacttaactaatttattaaaaataaatatttcataatttcacattttaatagttaaattattaatattaaaatactacgttatttttttcatgctattaatttattattttaagtgaTAAAgtgaaaagttaaaaatttacattaaaaagaaTGTaagtttattcaattttatattttcatacataaggataattttgtaattctgTAAACTTTAGTaatatcacatattttaatgttatttttgtcatgctttatttattattttaaaaaataaatgaaaaagttaaaaatttatattaaaaagaatgtaaatttatttaattttatatttgatgtggAAGCAATATCATTATGAAAGGAAGATTGATGAACAAGTAACTTAGCAGATAATGAAGCAGGTGAAGAAGAATCAATAGAattgaagtaaaaaaaaatcaagaactAGATCATGTGTACCAATTGCTTGAGGAAATGTAGAATGATCTGTGGTATGCTTTATATgctgaaaaggaaaaatgtgcTCATGGAAAACAACATTTCTGGAAATTAGTACTTTCTCTACATCAATATCATATCCCTTAAAACCTTTTGTGCCATTTGGATAGCCTATAAACACACACTTACTAACTCTTTTATTAAACTTAGTTCTATGTTGTACTAAAGTTGAAGCATAACAAAGGCTACCAAATACTCTAAAATAGTCATAGTTAGGTGGTTTATGATGAAGACATTCATATGGCGACTTACCATAAAGAAGCTTTGATGGTGTCCTATTTATAATGCCTGCTACAGTAAGTACTGCATCTCcccaaaatttgagtggtaaACCAGACTAATGCAAAAGAGCTCTAGCCACAACAAGAAGATGTTGATGCTTATGCTCAACAACACCATTCTGTTAAGGAGTTTCAATACAAGACAAGTGATGAACAATACCtgttgaattaaaaaaaaaaatcattgaatCTAAATTCATTACCATTGTCTGACTAGATGCATTTGATAGAGTTGAAAATTGATTCTTAACAAGAttgtaaaaatattgaataatgATAGAAACTTAGACTtatttctcataaaaaaaatctaagtaAATCTTGTAAAATCATCAACTAAGGTAAGAAAATAATGATGACTATAAAGAGTTGGAACTCTATATGGCCCTTAGATATCAAAATGGGCAATTTCAAAAACAGAACTTgtatttttaacatgaatagGAAAAGGcagtttcttttgttttgccAAATGACATACATCACATATCAAGGTATCAGAACAATGAATTTCAGGATACTATTGATATAATACACTTATTCTATTTGTAGGTATATGACTAAGCTTAAAATGCCAAAGATCAAACTGATTCTGAACTATTTTACAACTATTAGCAAAAACAGTAGAAGGAAAATGTACAATCTTGTTAATACTAAACTTTGATAAATATTGATCATCTTGGTCGTCTTGTATGAAATATAGGCCAGAAGAGACTTTAGCAACCCCAATCACTTTCCAAGATGTGAGGTCCTAGACAACACAGTACTCATTAGTAAAAATGACACAATTTTTTCTAGAACTTGTTAGTTTGCTCATTGAAacaagattaaattgaaaaaaaggtACATAAAGCATATTATGCAATACCAACAAGGATGTTAATCTGACAGTCCCTGTGTGTGTGACAATAGCTTGAAGATTGTTAGGGAGTTgaacaaaacaattttgagCAGGATAAGcaatacaaaaattttttaaggaATATGATACATGTTCACTTGCTCCAGTATCCATTATCCAGGAATTTGGTTTAACTATGACGCTATGAGTGCATTTATTCTCAATGGAAGTGTTTTGAACTGTACTGGAACAAAAATGATTAGAAAATATACCTACAACAGTGGAATTGACTAGTGAAAACTTAGTCTATGGAGTGTTTGACAGAATACTAGTGCCATGATCAGTGTCAGAGTTGTCGACATTGATAAATGCCATTATCTTTTGAAGTTGTTGCTTTATGAGAGACATTTGGGACATAGAATTAGAGCCAATGAACTCCTTTGCTTGGCTTGACTGTGTCATTCCTTCTATAGATGAAGATGGACTAGCAATAGCAAAAACACTACTAACGACAGAAGTTTGTTTCTTGAAGCTTCCTTTGTCCTTATCCTTTGTAAACTTGAAATCCTTAGAGAATCATATTAATCTGAagcatttttctttcatatgaCCCTTTTTACCATAGTGGCTACAAGTCACATCAAGTTTCTCTTTCCTCTTATTATCAGTGGTCACTGCCATTATAGATGACTCAATCAATGGACTAGATTGCAGTAAAAGACTCCTTTGATTTTCCTCTCCCAAAACCAAGTTGTATACCTTGTCTAAAGTAGGAAAAGGTCCATGGCAGTAGTTTGAGTTCTTAAGGCTGAATAAGTGTCATGAAGCCCATTGATGAACCTGAAAGCCATGTTTTTTTTGTattggtcaaaatattttttaagcatGCTGAATTACATTTTTCACACTCAAATTGAGGTAAGGGTCTGTAATTCCTTCGCTCTTCCCAAATGCCCTTAAGCTCAATGAAATATGAATCTATAGATTTATTGCCTTAAGAGACATTACTAAGATTATATTAGAGATTACAGACTCTTGTGTCGTCTAGCTAAGcaaaatttaactttaaagTATTCCAAACTTCTGTAGCAAAATCCATGTAAAATACCGTGGAAGCAATAGAAGGTGTAATAGATTCTAGGAGCGAGGCTAAGATCAAGTTATTGCAACGAATCCATGGCTTAAATAGTGAATCGGTAATGGCTGGCTTAGGTATGGTTCCATCTATAAAACCTACCTTATTCCTAATTGATAGGGCAAGCATGAACAATCTACTCCAAGCAACATAATTGTTGGAGGTGAATTTAGGAGCAATCACAACTGATCCATGATGATCAGTGTGATGTAGGTAATAGGGAGCTTGTGAGTCATCGATGGAAGATCTGGAATTCTTTTGAACAGTCGAACTATccatttatcaaaaaaatcaagaatctCACCAAAGAATGAGCAAGAATCTAACATAGATAGTCTACCATATGACAAGtaattttagtgtttttttttatttagttagGAGTCATATTAGGAGTTATAAgtaaaatagaattttttttattttaatttacttggACGACAAATAAGCATGGGTTTAGGAATTTACTTTTCTTGTACTCCAAGAAAGTCTAGAGTTGAATACTTcgttattttaatttactttacttACACTCTAAGTTTAGGTTCAGTAGGATTAGACTATTATAAATAACACCTTTAGTTTTAGTAATTagacaatttattttttgaattattgaataacattATATTTTGTCTCAAATTTTGGGTGTAAGTTTTTGCATTTGAAACTTGATCAACCTTAAAGGCTCTGTCGAGTGCTAGCATTTGTTTCCACACTAATTCGTTGCGTCAATTAGTAtcaaaatgggaaaaaaaactCGCTCAATCTAAAAGCAAGCGACCCAGTTATGTTAGACAACGGTTCTCATGGAAAAAATCATGGAACTGAGACCTCTTGATCGATAGTGCAAGATCAAGGGGTGGTGTTGAGAGCTTTGGAACAACAAATGGATATCAGATTCTAGAGTTTGGAATGACACTTTGAAGAAATTGTAGATTGATTTGATGCTCTAGGTGTAAATGCCAATGAAAATCGAAATGACAAAAGGCCACATATTGGAGATGATATAACTCACGAACAGCCTGTCGGGAGACTTGTTCCTACAAACAGGCATAGCCAACATGTCTATATAGAACATTCAGACTAAGAAGATGATTATTTGGTGGAACCTGTGAGATACATTGGATTTGGAAGGAATAATAATGGTGATTGAGATACCAGAGATTTCAAATCAAAGGTGGATATTTCTTACTTTAATAGGAGTTTAAATGTTGAAGAATTTCTGGATTGGATTGCAGAAATAGACAATTTTTGTTTAGAACTTGGAAAAAGAGGCATATGATTATCTTTCTTTCAAATACTTCACATATCATTGTTTTGTTTAGAACCTACTTGATTTTTGCGAAGAAAAGCCATTTCTCTGACTGAACGGGCTTGCTAATGGttctaaattttcacaatagaaTTATAATTGGGATATGCTCATATCAAAAAGAAGCAATCTTTAATATTAAGATGTTATTTAGCTTAGCCttgttcttttcctttattgtCATTCCAAGTACTGTTgatttatttagtatttttttagaCTTTATGATATGTGTTTAACTCCTGAATCTGAATCAATTACAATTTGGGAGTAAAAGTGCCATTAAAAGCTTTGGTACCTATTAGCTAGTGGATGTTgatttagcaaaaaaaaaaaacattatttttagcTAGTATTGTACACAAGATTTGGATATATCTTTTATTTGAATGTCTCAGGCAATTTTCTTGTCATATTGGAAGGATAGGACAATCAACAAGGCGATCCAGATCATTAGTTTAGGTGCCAAAGAAAACGAATTAATGACTCTCAAGAGTTGTAATACAACATgaatttactttaaaaaattgaagttggATCAGATaagatttagaaaaaaaaaaaactgaaaatgaGTTTTGGAGACTAAAAATAGAAGTTGGATAAAATAGAATTTCGAGCGAACAGTTGGGAATCCAAAACTGTCGGAAGACTATAGCCTTTCGAGGGAACAGCTGGGAATCCAAAACTGTTGGAAGACTATAGCCTTTCGAGGGAACAGAGTTTCCCCATTATTTAGGTGAAATAAAGTCCAATAATAACTACTAAGTATTTATAGCACAAATAATGGCAACTTCTTACATCGGTATTCTTATATTAGTATTCTTACATAAATGAAGGTAATGTGAAAGACTTCTTAATTAGTTGTCCAACGTTCCCTCCTCTGTTTTGCTATGTGAGTGAGAAAGTTGAAAGCTCATAAAAATACTATAGCATAGCAAAAGATATGGGGTATATTAATGAGGATAACTAAATGAGTCTATAAATCAAATAGacaaattttagtaaaaaagaagaaaacccaTGAGGTTCAATTCTCATTTCATATGTAGAAAAGCAAATTGCATGGAAATTAAACCAAACAAGAAAGAGATAAGCATAAAAGATACATAGTGACTAAGATTTTAAGAAAGTCTTAGTCATTGGGAGCTTCATTAAACAATGAGCTCTCCCAATTCTATAAAGGAGAATGGCTTGGAAAGTGGAGGCCATTGAGTTGTGAGTGcgaaagaaatattttgcatggTTGGTCGATTCTGTGGATTGGCATGCAAACATGCAAACGCTAGTTGTACAATAGAGACCACACCTTCTACAACTCGACTTCTTGGAGGTCGGAGGTGTTGGTTTGCCACATCACTCAATAATGTATGGTGAGTGATCGATGATGAGGACAAGGATGACGCCAATGATGATGACAACGATCAAGCTAGAGCCAAGATGAAATCATCAGGATGGGTACCTCATTATTTCAAGTGTTAGCACTCCAAAGCTGTAGACTTCACATTTCTTATTCACTTTCGTTGTGTAAGCTAGCTCTTTCAAAACATTAGTCatatattgttttgaaaatattgtttacAACTGTATCATGTAATTGCATTTGTagcttcttttttattaacaaaataataactcTCTTAAACATGAAGATTTAAAGAATGattctctttaaaaaaaatatttggatAAATCAATTATACATATAAAGGGAATTGGAGAGAAAGATGCATACCCGAAGCCATATATCCCAAGGTTCTTGCAACTGCAAGGGAGGTTAAGCTGAAAGAATTAGTCTTTAAAAATTTGGCAGTGCCAAAATCAGAGACATGAGCTTCAAATTCTGAATCTAGGAGACCGTTGTTGCTAGAAATGTGATGGTGAATAATCAGAAGTGAGCAATCATGGTGCATATAGGATAGAGCATTGGACATCCCTTTCACAAAATTCAGCTTCTTGACCCAATCCAATTCCATtgcttgtttctaattgtttaGTATCACTCTCGAGCttcctttttcaattaaatcataaacCAAAAAATAGTATTTTGCATGGGGACAAAAACCATATAGCTTCACAATATTGCAATGTCGTATATTTGTCAGGGCAACAACCTCTCTTTCAAAAGCATTCACATTGGTCAGCTCGCCATCTTTTGAAAGATGAAACTTTTTCACAGCAACCACTTGACCTGACGACGGCACAACTTTGTAAACATGTCCGTGTCCTCCTGTCCCAATGCAATAATTGGAATTAAATTCATCTGTTGCCTTGATGATATCTTGATAGAATCCTTTTCCAAAATCGCCCGATATACCCAAAATTTGCTCACAGTTCTTCTCTTCTAATgtcttatttttatgtttacatCTCTGGCATAGAGTGAAAAGACCTATGATCAAGATAAGCAACAAAAGTAGGTTACCTAAAAGGGGTATTACGATCCAAATGAGGCCTTTTCTGCTTGAAATAGAAACACAAGCCTTTAAACATGTAGTGTTGCCGCACAGCGTTTTATTACTTTGAAATGCATAACATGAAGCCGCACAAAAAGCTTTGGTGTTTGGAATAAGACCTTCTAATTGATTGAAGGACACATTTACAATTGTCAAGCCTGacaaaccattttcaaaagttgatcgaatggaACCAAAGAGCATGTTGTGTGAAAGATTTATGGTTTCCAAGATCAACAAGTTCCCAAGCTGTGGCAGTATCTCTTCcatcaaaaaattttgactaagatCAATATTTTCTAGAGAATGTAAATCACCAATTTCTAAAGGAATGGTTCCATGAAACCTGTTCGAGCTCAAATTCAAGAATTGAAGTTTTAAACAGTTTCCAATCTCCGTCCAAAGTGATCCACTTAAGTTGTTTGCTGTTAGATTCAACGTTTGAAGGTCATGTAGCATTCTAGTTGTTAGAGGGATATTGCCTGATAGTTGGTTACCTTGTAGTGACAGATCCATCAACGATGTCAACCTACACAACTCTTTTGGAATCTCTTCAGTTAGATAAGTGAAAGAAAGGTCAAGTCTTTGTAACTGAGTCATCATCCCAAGAGCAAACAGAATCTCACTAGAAATATTATTGTTGGAGATTTTCAAGTTTCTCAAATTACGACACTTCCCCCATTTACATGAAAATTCACCATAGAATTGATTGTTATTCAAATCAATATAATTCAAATTAGGGTTTATGCTAAAATCTTCTGTTATATTTCTAATGAATTGATTTCCATCGAGCCTGATTCTAAATAAGTTGGTGCaattttttatagttttggGGATTCGGCTAGTGAAATTGTTGTTTGCTTCACTGAAATTggtaagaaaaataaaaaggaaaacaaagttgaaaaaatagtaaaactttttaattgcaaaaagaattttgatttCAGATCTGAATttcaaattccaaaaattaaaaaaaatgtaaatgcAAATGGAATTCAAATGAAACGCAAATGAagtgagaaagaaaagagtttGAGATTTCTAAGAAAGAGAATACGAAGGTATTA
This genomic stretch from Theobroma cacao cultivar B97-61/B2 unplaced genomic scaffold, Criollo_cocoa_genome_V2, whole genome shotgun sequence harbors:
- the LOC108663875 gene encoding probable leucine-rich repeat receptor-like protein kinase At1g35710 is translated as MTQLQRLDLSFTYLTEEIPKELCRLTSLMDLSLQGNQLSGNIPLTTRMLHDLQTLNLTANNLSGSLWTEIGNCLKLQFLNLSSNRFHGTIPLEIGDLHSLENIDLSQNFLMEEILPQLGNLLILETINLSHNMLFGSIRSTFENGLSGLTIVNVSFNQLEGLIPNTKAFCAASCYAFQSNKTLCGNTTCLKACVSISSRKGLIWIVIPLLGNLLLLLILIIGLFTLCQRCKHKNKTLEEKNCEQILGISGDFGKGFYQDIIKATDEFNSNYCIGTGGHGHVYKVVPSSGQVVAVKKFHLSKDGELTNVNAFEREVVALTNIRHCNIVKLYGFCPHAKYYFLVYDLIEKGSSRVILNN